In Ureibacillus thermophilus, the genomic stretch AGGTTTCCGGGCTATCCTTAATGTCAATATTTATATACATATTCGGGAATTTTTCAAATAATTCTCTTAACGTCACAATATCTACTTTTTCATTACGGTATGGATAATTTCCTTCTTCGTCTTTATAATGATAAGCAAAATTAAAGGTCTTTAATTCTTCTAATGTAAAGTCTCTTATAGCACCTATCCCATCTGAAGTTCGATCGATGGTCTCATCGTGAAAAGCAACGATTTCTTCGTCTTTTGTAAGGCGTATATCGATTTCAAAGCCATCTACTCCAAGTTCAAATGCTTTATCAAAAGCAATCATAGTATGCTCTGGTGCGAGTTTTGCCCCACCTCTATGAGCTAACACAACAGGAGATTTTTGTAAAACAGCTTTTCCTTCTCGTTTTTGGGGTTTTAAAAAAGCTTTGCTTCCAGCCCATGCGGCCGCACTTGCAGCAGCAATCGCCAGCGCCAATTTTGTTTTTTTTCCCATGTTTGGCCTCCTTTACGAGCTTCTATCTTCTATTTGCAATTGAAAGTCTACTTTACTTGTTTAGCAAAAATTTAGTCCCTTAAAATTGATTATAACGAAAATTGTAGCGTCATGTCACGAATGTTCAGTTGCTATTGATTTTGCGTGTATGGTATCCTTGAAATGAAGAAAAGGGGTAATAAAAATGCAAGAACGCCAAGGGCTAATTGTGTATATTTATCAGTTAAAAAACGCTAAAAGTTTGAGAAAGTTTGGACATGTGCATTATATTTCAAGAAAATTAAAATATGTTGTCCTTTATTGTAATCGAGATGAAATTTCTTATATAAAAAATAAAATACAACGCCTTCCTTTTGTGAAAGACGTTGTGGAATCTTATTTGCCGTTTGTAAAAAATGAGTTTGAAAATAGCAAATCGAAGAAAGAAAAAGAAGAATTTGATTATCGAATTGGACTTTAATTAATCGAGCGGTGGAATTAAGCGGTTCATTCGCAATACGCCGATTAAATGTTGATAGAATAAAATGGTTTCAGCATAGTAACAGGAGTGTTTTATATCCATTGGAACTGCTTCTTTGCCGATTTCTTTTAATGCTTCCTCAAATAGCTCTAGCCGCTTAGATGGTTTTTCTGGTGTGTAAGGAATTCCTTCGCGGCATATGTATATCGGCATAAAATTGCTGTCGCCAACGGGTTCAAAGGCTACTGCCGGGGAAGCGTACGCTTGATTTCCTTTATAAGATATAAATAAAAAGGCGTTATGGAATCTTTTTTTATTGGTGCGAATCAATTCACAAAGCTCATAAATATCTCCATAACCTTGTCCTAGTTCGACAAATTGTTGAGTCATTTTTTTATCATCCTTTCTTTTTCATATATTAACATGGTTAAAGGTGGTTTGCCCATGAAATATATCGTGTCTTTTTTTAGTGTGCTCGTTCTGCTGATTGGCGGCGTACTCTTTTTTCAATATCAAGTTTTTTCTAATCAAGAAGAAAGTGAATTAGAAGAGTTTACTTATAATCAAGAAATTGATGTCGTGTTAAGGGGAGATAGTTTAGATATCCGCCACCACTTAAAAAATCTACCAAATCAAACGGTTTATATCAACTGGCCCGAACAAGCCCAAAACCCTGATTGTTTTATCGAAAAAGAAAATAGCTGCAAACGGTTAAGTGACGATTATTCCAAATTTGAAAAAAGCGATATTCAAACTCAATCCATATCATACATAATCCCATTACAAGGCGGATTAAAATCCAGCCAGCTGCTGAAAAATATTTTTGTTACATTAGAAAATGGAATTGTATCTCATACAACAGTGCATGTTACAACTGACCAATCTGTGAATGGAACATGGATTACAGGATTGCCTTTAGTCGGCCAACAATC encodes the following:
- a CDS encoding glycerophosphodiester phosphodiesterase, encoding MGKKTKLALAIAAASAAAWAGSKAFLKPQKREGKAVLQKSPVVLAHRGGAKLAPEHTMIAFDKAFELGVDGFEIDIRLTKDEEIVAFHDETIDRTSDGIGAIRDFTLEELKTFNFAYHYKDEEGNYPYRNEKVDIVTLRELFEKFPNMYINIDIKDSPETYEGSLMPSKLWRLIEEYHAENRVVVTSFYSEQVDRFNLYAQNRVALGAGETDVKKAFAAYTSQFRHLYQPKVDVFQLPQKHGRITLDSPKFIAFLNKFNIPVHYWVIDDEEQMKKLLENGAQGIITDRPDIAVPLVRNWIESQAEKNENEK
- a CDS encoding YlbG family protein, which translates into the protein MQERQGLIVYIYQLKNAKSLRKFGHVHYISRKLKYVVLYCNRDEISYIKNKIQRLPFVKDVVESYLPFVKNEFENSKSKKEKEEFDYRIGL
- a CDS encoding DUF7147 family protein, translated to MTQQFVELGQGYGDIYELCELIRTNKKRFHNAFLFISYKGNQAYASPAVAFEPVGDSNFMPIYICREGIPYTPEKPSKRLELFEEALKEIGKEAVPMDIKHSCYYAETILFYQHLIGVLRMNRLIPPLD